The proteins below are encoded in one region of Brassica napus cultivar Da-Ae chromosome A6, Da-Ae, whole genome shotgun sequence:
- the LOC106435538 gene encoding brefeldin A-inhibited guanine nucleotide-exchange protein 1 isoform X1: protein MSSSQNLGGATRCGRVVGPTLDKIIKNAAWRKHTFLVSACKSVLDKLESLSDSPDPSSPLFGLSTSDSDAVLETLLLSLDTAYTKVVEPALDCSFNLFSLSLLRGEVCSSSPDSLLYKLIHAICKVYSLGEESVELAVLRVLLAAVRSPLIMIRGDCLLHLVRTCYNVYLGGFNGTNQICAKSVLAQIMIIVFTRSEANSMDVSSFKTVNVNDLLAITDKNVNEGNSVHICQGFINDVVTAGEAAPPPDFRLVIEPGENPEDGGTSKIREDGFLLFKNLCKLSMKFSSQENTDDQILVRGKTLSLELLKVIVDNGGPIWRSDERQVLSLILQSLCYMSILELTPKICRFLNAIKQYLCLSLLKNSALSVMSIFQLQCAIFTSLLRKYRSGMKSEVGIFFPMLVLRVLENVLQPSFLQKMTVLSLLDNICQDPYLIIDIFVNFDCDVESPNIFERIVNGLLKTALGPPPGSSTTLTAVQDITFRHESVKCLVSIIKAMGTWMDQQFSVGESLLPKSVENEALGDNYSNPNEEDGTTADHDFHPDLSSESSEAATLEQRRAYKIELQKGVALFNRKPSKGIEFLISSKKVGSSPDEVVSFLRDTTSLNPTMIGDYLGEREEFPMKVMHAYVDSFDFKEMNFGEAIRFFLRGFRLPGEAQKIDRIMEKFAERFCKCNPNSFSSADTAYVLAYSVIMLNTDAHNIMVKEKMTKADFIKNNRGIDDGKDLPEEYLGALYDQVVKNEIKMSSDSSAPESRQSNGLNKLLGLDGILNLVYWTQTEEKAVGANGLLIKHIQEKFRSKSGKSESAYHVVTDVAILRFMVDVSWGPMLAAFSVTLDQNDDRLAAVECLRGFRYAVHVTAVMGMQTQRDAFVTSMAKFTNLHCAGDMKQKNVDAVKAIISIAIEDGNHLQDAWEHILTCLSRIEHLQLLGEGAPSDASYFASSETEEKKALGFPNLKKKGALQNPVMMAVVRGGSYDSSAIGPNVSALVRQDQINNFIANLNLLDQIGSFQLSNVYAHSQRLKTEAIVAFVKALCKVSMSELQSPTDPRVFSLTKLVEIAHYNMNRIRLVWSRIWSILSDFFVSVGLSENLSVAIFVMDSLRQLSMKFLEREELANYNFQNEFLRPFVIVMQKSSSAEIRELIVRCISQMVLSRVSNVKSGWKSVFKVFTTAAADERKNIVVLAFETMEKIVREYFSYITETEATTFTDCVRCLITFTNSKFTNDVSLNAIAFLRFCALKLADGGLVWNEKSRSSSPSTPVTDDCAPNIQNFMEVDENISYWVPLLTGLSKLTSDSRLAIRKSSLEVLFNILKDHGHLFSQTFWIGVFSSVIYPIFNSLWGEKDLLSKDKDEHSSLPSTYGPHSNGVSWDSETSAMAAQSLVDLFVSFFTVIRSQLSSVVSLLAGLIRSPAQGPTVAGIGALLRLADELGGRFSEDEWMEIFLAVKEAASLTLSSFMKILRIIDDVQDEETLSDQDFSNEDNVDEDSLQTMSYVVSRTKSHITVQLQVIQVVTDLYRVHQQSLLASHVAVILEILSSITSHAHQLNSDLILQKKVRRACSILELSEPPMLHFENDTHQNYLEVLQDILTDNPGVSVELSIESQLITVCVKILKMYLKCTVFEGAELEETKQPKNWILPMGAAAKEEAAARSPLVVAVLKALRGLKGDSFKRYAPTFFQLLVELVRSEHINSQVPQVLSTVFHTCMGPMMGE from the exons CTTGCTACAACGTGTATCTCGGCGGATTCAATGGGACCAACCAGATCTGCGCCAAATCTGTACTAGCTCAGATTATGATCATCGTCTTCACCAGATCCGAGGCGAATTCTATGGATGTATCATCATTCAAAACGGTTAACGTCAACGACTTGCTTGCCATCACAGATAAAAATGTCAACGAAGGGAACTCTGTTCATATTTGCCAGGGATTCATTAACGACGTAGTTACGGCCGGAGAAGCTGCTCCTCCCCCGGATTTCAGATTAGTCATAGAACCAGGCGAGAATCCTGAGGATGGGGGCACAAGCAAGATCAGGGAAGACGGATTCCTTTTGTTCAAAAATCTATGTAAGTTGTCCATGAAGTTCTCGTCACAAGAGAACACCGACGATCAGATTCTTGTGAGGGGCAAGACTTTGTCTCTGGAGTTGCTCAAAGTTATAGTTGATAACGGTGGCCCAATTTGGCGCTCTGACGAAAGGCAAGTTTTATCTTTGATTCTACAAAGTCTGTGTTATATGAGCATCCTAGAGCTAACCCCTAAAATATGCAGGTTTCTAAATGCCATTAAGCAGTATCTTTGCTTGTCGCTGTTAAAGAATAGCGCACTCTCCGTAATGTCTATTtttcaacttcaatgtgctatCTTCACCAGCTTACTACGGAAATATAGATCGGGCATGAAATCAGAAGTAGGCATATTCTTCCCCATGCTTGTCCTCCGAGTCCTTGAAAATGTTCTTCAGCCAAGTTTCTTGCAAAAAATGACTGTGCTCAGCCTACTTGACAACATTTGCCAAGACCCGTACCTAATCATTGACATATTTGTCAACTTTGACTGTGATGTGGAGTCACCAAACATCTTCGAAAG GATAGTCAACGGTCTTCTGAAAACTGCTCTTGGGCCTCCTCCTGGTTCCTCGACCACTTTGACCGCTGTCCAGGACATTACGTTTAGGCACGAATCAGTGAAGTGCTTGGTTAGCATTATTAAGGCAATGGGAACATGGATGGACCAACAATTTAGCGTGGGAGAATCACTTTTGCCCAAGAGCGTAGAAAATGAAGCACTTGGAGACAATTATTCCAACCCAAATGAAGAAGACGGGACAACTGCAGATCATGACTTTCACCCAGATTTGAGTTCAGAGTCATCAGAGGCTGCAACTCTTGAACAGAGGAGGGCGTACAAAATTGAACTCCAG AAAGGCGTCGCTCTATTCAACAGAAAGCCTTCAAAGGGCATTGAGTTTCTTATAAGCTCTAAAAAGGTTGGCAGCTCCCCAGATGAGGTGGTGTCGTTCCTGAGGGATACCACAAGCTTGAATCCAACCATGATTGGAGATTATTTAGGTGAAAGAGAGGAGTTTCCAATGAAAGTTATGCATGCCTATGTGGACTCGTTTGATTTCAAGGAGATGAATTTTGGTGAGGCAATTAGGTTTTTCTTAAGGGGGTTCAGGCTTCCTGGAGAAGCACAGAAAATTGACCGCATAATGGAAAAGTTTGCTGAACGATTTTGCAAATGCAATCCAAATTCATTCAGCAGTGCGGACACAGCATATGTTCTTGCATACTCTGTGATAATGCTTAACACTGATGCCCATAATATTATGGttaaagaaaag ATGACCAAGGctgattttatcaaaaataaccGAGGCATTGATGATGGCAAAGATCTTCCAGAAGAGTACCTTGGTGCGCTTTATGACCAAGTTGtcaaaaatgaaataaagatGAGTTCTGATTCTTCTGCTCCAGAAAGCAGGCAGTCCAACGGCCTGAATAAACTACTGGGTCTAGACGGTATACTCAACCTGGTTTACTGGACACAAAcagaagaaaaagcggttgggGCTAATGGTCTTCTTATAAAGCATATTCAAGAAAAGTTCAGGTCGAAGTCTGGAAAATCAGA ATCAGCTTACCATGTCGTCACAGATGTCGCAATATTGCGTTTTATGGTTGATGTTTCCTGGGGACCAATGCTTGCCGCATTCAGTGTTACACTTGATCAGAATGATGACAGGCTTGCTGCAGTTGAATGCTTACGAGGCTTTCGGTATGCCGTTCATGTTACAGCAGTTATGGGTATGCAAACGCAAAGAGATGCATTTGTCACTTCCATGGCCAAGTTCACAAATCTCCATTGCGCAGGAGATATGAAGCAAAAGAATGTAGATGCTGTTAAA GCTATCATATCAATTGCCATTGAAGATGGTAACCACTTGCAAGATGCTTGGGAGCATATTTTGACTTGTCTTTCCAGAATTGAGCATTTGCAATTATTGGGTGAGGGAGCTCCAAGCGATGCATCTTATTTTGCATCATCCGAGACGGAGGAGAAGAAAGCCTTGGGTTTTCctaatttgaagaaaaaaggaGCCCTCCAGAATCCGGTAATGATGGCAGTTGTTCGAGGGGGTTCATACGACAGCAGTGCGATTGGACCAAATGTGTCGGCCCTTGTGAGGCAGGATCAAATCAATAACTTCATTGCAAACTTGAATTTGCTTGACCAGATCGGGAGTTTTCAGTTGAGTAATGTGTATGCTCATAGCCAGCGGTTGAAGACTGAAGCCATAGTAGCATTTGTCAAAGCTCTGTGCAAAGTCTCTATGTCAGAACTGCAGTCTCCTACAGATCCTCGAGTATTTAGCCTCACAAAATTAGTTGAGATCGC CCACTACAACATGAACCGCATCAGGCTAGTCTGGTCACGCATATGGAGCATCCTGTCAGATTTTTTTGTATCTGTAGGCTTATCAGAGAATCTTTCTGTTGCAATATTCGTTATGGACTCACTACGACAGCTTTCTATGAAGTTCTTGGAACGCGAGGAGCTAGCTAATTACAACTTCCAGAATGAATTTCTTCGACCGTTTGTCATTGTTATGCAGAAAAGCAGTTCTGCTGAAATTAGAGAACTAATAGTTAGGTGCATTTCTCAAATGGTACTCAGCCGTGTCAGTAATGTGAAATCAGGGTGGAAAAGTGTTTTCAAG GTTTTCACAACTGCAGCAGCTGATGAAAGAAAGAACATTGTGGTGTTGGCCTTCGAGACAATGGAAAAAATCGTCCGAGAGTATTTTTCATATATCACAGAGACGGAGGCAACAACTTTTACTGATTGTGTTAGATGTCTTATAACTTTCACTAACAGCAAGTTTACCAACGATGTTAGCCTGAATGCTATTGCGTTTCTACGATTTTGTGCACTAAAACTTGCAGACGGAGGCCTTGTGTGGAATGAGAAGAGTAGGTCTAGCAGTCCCAGTACTCCAGTAACAGATGACTGCGCaccaaatatccaaaattttatggAAGTAGATGAGAACATATCATATTGGGTTCCTTTGCTCACAG GATTGTCTAAGCTAACTTCTGATTCCAGATTAGCAATTCGTAAAAGCTCCTTGGAAGTGctctttaatattttaaaggATCATGGCCATCTCTTTTCACAAACGTTCTGGATCGGCGTTTTCAGTTCTGTTATTTATCCTATATTTAACAGTTTGTGGGGAGAGAAAGATCTACTTTCTAAAGATAAAGATGAACACAGTTCATTGCCATCCACATATGGTCCACATTCTAATGGGGTTTCTTGGGATTCTGAGACTTCAGCTATGGCGGCACAGTCTCTGGTGGACCTATTTGTCAGTTTTTTTACTGTGATTAGGTCTCAACTTTCTAGTGTGGTATCACTACTTGCTGGTCTTATAAGAAGTCCAGCTCAGGGTCCTACAGTAGCTGGAATCGGGGCGTTGCTGCGGTTGGCAGACGAATTGGGTGGGAGGTTCTCAGAAGACGAGTGGATGGAGATATTTTTGGCTGTGAAAGAAGCTGCTTCATTGACATTGTCTAGTTTCATGAAGATACTGAGAATCATAGATGACGTTCAAGATGAGGAAACATTGTCTGATCAGGACTTTAGTAATGAAGATAATGTGGACGAGGATAGCCTGCAAACTATGTCGTATGTTGTTTCAAGAACAAAGAGTCACATAACCGTCCAGTTACAAGTTATTCAG GTAGTGACCGATCTCTACCGAGTCCATCAGCAGTCACTGTTGGCATCTCATGTCGCAGTTATACTGGAGATACTCTCATCAATCACATCACACGCCCACCAGCTAAATTCTGATCTGATACTGCAGAAGAAAGTAAGGAGGGCATGCTCTATCCTGGAACTCTCTGAACCTCCCATGCTTCATTTCGAAAACGACACCCACCAGAACTACCTGGAGGTTCTTCAGGACATACTAACAGACAATCCAGGAGTGTCCGTGGAGCTAAGTATAGAGTCTCAACTGATTACAGTGTGTGTAAAAATTCTGAAGATGTACCTGAAATGCACAGTGTTTGAGGGTGCAGAGTTGGAAGAAACCAAGCAGCCCAAAAACTGGATTCTTCCCATGGGAGCGGCAGCGAAGGAAGAAGCAGCAGCGAGGTCTCCGCTAGTGGTTGCGGTGCTGAAGGCACTTAGGGGTCTGAAAGGAGATTCATTCAAGAGGTATGCACCAACTTTTTTCCAGTTGTTGGTGGAGCTTGTGCGGAGTGAGCACATCAACTCGCAAGTACCACAAGTGTTAAGCACCGTGTTCCATACGTGTATGGGTCCAATGATGGGTGAATAG
- the LOC106435538 gene encoding brefeldin A-inhibited guanine nucleotide-exchange protein 1 isoform X2, whose translation MSSSQNLGGATRCGRVVGPTLDKIIKNAAWRKHTFLVSACKSVLDKLESLSDSPDPSSPLFGLSTSDSDAVLETLLLSLDTAYTKVVEPALDCSFNLFSLSLLRGEVCSSSPDSLLYKLIHAICKVYSLGEESVELAVLRVLLAAVRSPLIMIRGDCLLHLVRTCYNVYLGGFNGTNQICAKSVLAQIMIIVFTRSEANSMDVSSFKTVNVNDLLAITDKNVNEGNSVHICQGFINDVVTAGEAAPPPDFRLVIEPGENPEDGGTSKIREDGFLLFKNLCKLSMKFSSQENTDDQILVRGKTLSLELLKVIVDNGGPIWRSDERFLNAIKQYLCLSLLKNSALSVMSIFQLQCAIFTSLLRKYRSGMKSEVGIFFPMLVLRVLENVLQPSFLQKMTVLSLLDNICQDPYLIIDIFVNFDCDVESPNIFERIVNGLLKTALGPPPGSSTTLTAVQDITFRHESVKCLVSIIKAMGTWMDQQFSVGESLLPKSVENEALGDNYSNPNEEDGTTADHDFHPDLSSESSEAATLEQRRAYKIELQKGVALFNRKPSKGIEFLISSKKVGSSPDEVVSFLRDTTSLNPTMIGDYLGEREEFPMKVMHAYVDSFDFKEMNFGEAIRFFLRGFRLPGEAQKIDRIMEKFAERFCKCNPNSFSSADTAYVLAYSVIMLNTDAHNIMVKEKMTKADFIKNNRGIDDGKDLPEEYLGALYDQVVKNEIKMSSDSSAPESRQSNGLNKLLGLDGILNLVYWTQTEEKAVGANGLLIKHIQEKFRSKSGKSESAYHVVTDVAILRFMVDVSWGPMLAAFSVTLDQNDDRLAAVECLRGFRYAVHVTAVMGMQTQRDAFVTSMAKFTNLHCAGDMKQKNVDAVKAIISIAIEDGNHLQDAWEHILTCLSRIEHLQLLGEGAPSDASYFASSETEEKKALGFPNLKKKGALQNPVMMAVVRGGSYDSSAIGPNVSALVRQDQINNFIANLNLLDQIGSFQLSNVYAHSQRLKTEAIVAFVKALCKVSMSELQSPTDPRVFSLTKLVEIAHYNMNRIRLVWSRIWSILSDFFVSVGLSENLSVAIFVMDSLRQLSMKFLEREELANYNFQNEFLRPFVIVMQKSSSAEIRELIVRCISQMVLSRVSNVKSGWKSVFKVFTTAAADERKNIVVLAFETMEKIVREYFSYITETEATTFTDCVRCLITFTNSKFTNDVSLNAIAFLRFCALKLADGGLVWNEKSRSSSPSTPVTDDCAPNIQNFMEVDENISYWVPLLTGLSKLTSDSRLAIRKSSLEVLFNILKDHGHLFSQTFWIGVFSSVIYPIFNSLWGEKDLLSKDKDEHSSLPSTYGPHSNGVSWDSETSAMAAQSLVDLFVSFFTVIRSQLSSVVSLLAGLIRSPAQGPTVAGIGALLRLADELGGRFSEDEWMEIFLAVKEAASLTLSSFMKILRIIDDVQDEETLSDQDFSNEDNVDEDSLQTMSYVVSRTKSHITVQLQVIQVVTDLYRVHQQSLLASHVAVILEILSSITSHAHQLNSDLILQKKVRRACSILELSEPPMLHFENDTHQNYLEVLQDILTDNPGVSVELSIESQLITVCVKILKMYLKCTVFEGAELEETKQPKNWILPMGAAAKEEAAARSPLVVAVLKALRGLKGDSFKRYAPTFFQLLVELVRSEHINSQVPQVLSTVFHTCMGPMMGE comes from the exons CTTGCTACAACGTGTATCTCGGCGGATTCAATGGGACCAACCAGATCTGCGCCAAATCTGTACTAGCTCAGATTATGATCATCGTCTTCACCAGATCCGAGGCGAATTCTATGGATGTATCATCATTCAAAACGGTTAACGTCAACGACTTGCTTGCCATCACAGATAAAAATGTCAACGAAGGGAACTCTGTTCATATTTGCCAGGGATTCATTAACGACGTAGTTACGGCCGGAGAAGCTGCTCCTCCCCCGGATTTCAGATTAGTCATAGAACCAGGCGAGAATCCTGAGGATGGGGGCACAAGCAAGATCAGGGAAGACGGATTCCTTTTGTTCAAAAATCTATGTAAGTTGTCCATGAAGTTCTCGTCACAAGAGAACACCGACGATCAGATTCTTGTGAGGGGCAAGACTTTGTCTCTGGAGTTGCTCAAAGTTATAGTTGATAACGGTGGCCCAATTTGGCGCTCTGACGAAAG GTTTCTAAATGCCATTAAGCAGTATCTTTGCTTGTCGCTGTTAAAGAATAGCGCACTCTCCGTAATGTCTATTtttcaacttcaatgtgctatCTTCACCAGCTTACTACGGAAATATAGATCGGGCATGAAATCAGAAGTAGGCATATTCTTCCCCATGCTTGTCCTCCGAGTCCTTGAAAATGTTCTTCAGCCAAGTTTCTTGCAAAAAATGACTGTGCTCAGCCTACTTGACAACATTTGCCAAGACCCGTACCTAATCATTGACATATTTGTCAACTTTGACTGTGATGTGGAGTCACCAAACATCTTCGAAAG GATAGTCAACGGTCTTCTGAAAACTGCTCTTGGGCCTCCTCCTGGTTCCTCGACCACTTTGACCGCTGTCCAGGACATTACGTTTAGGCACGAATCAGTGAAGTGCTTGGTTAGCATTATTAAGGCAATGGGAACATGGATGGACCAACAATTTAGCGTGGGAGAATCACTTTTGCCCAAGAGCGTAGAAAATGAAGCACTTGGAGACAATTATTCCAACCCAAATGAAGAAGACGGGACAACTGCAGATCATGACTTTCACCCAGATTTGAGTTCAGAGTCATCAGAGGCTGCAACTCTTGAACAGAGGAGGGCGTACAAAATTGAACTCCAG AAAGGCGTCGCTCTATTCAACAGAAAGCCTTCAAAGGGCATTGAGTTTCTTATAAGCTCTAAAAAGGTTGGCAGCTCCCCAGATGAGGTGGTGTCGTTCCTGAGGGATACCACAAGCTTGAATCCAACCATGATTGGAGATTATTTAGGTGAAAGAGAGGAGTTTCCAATGAAAGTTATGCATGCCTATGTGGACTCGTTTGATTTCAAGGAGATGAATTTTGGTGAGGCAATTAGGTTTTTCTTAAGGGGGTTCAGGCTTCCTGGAGAAGCACAGAAAATTGACCGCATAATGGAAAAGTTTGCTGAACGATTTTGCAAATGCAATCCAAATTCATTCAGCAGTGCGGACACAGCATATGTTCTTGCATACTCTGTGATAATGCTTAACACTGATGCCCATAATATTATGGttaaagaaaag ATGACCAAGGctgattttatcaaaaataaccGAGGCATTGATGATGGCAAAGATCTTCCAGAAGAGTACCTTGGTGCGCTTTATGACCAAGTTGtcaaaaatgaaataaagatGAGTTCTGATTCTTCTGCTCCAGAAAGCAGGCAGTCCAACGGCCTGAATAAACTACTGGGTCTAGACGGTATACTCAACCTGGTTTACTGGACACAAAcagaagaaaaagcggttgggGCTAATGGTCTTCTTATAAAGCATATTCAAGAAAAGTTCAGGTCGAAGTCTGGAAAATCAGA ATCAGCTTACCATGTCGTCACAGATGTCGCAATATTGCGTTTTATGGTTGATGTTTCCTGGGGACCAATGCTTGCCGCATTCAGTGTTACACTTGATCAGAATGATGACAGGCTTGCTGCAGTTGAATGCTTACGAGGCTTTCGGTATGCCGTTCATGTTACAGCAGTTATGGGTATGCAAACGCAAAGAGATGCATTTGTCACTTCCATGGCCAAGTTCACAAATCTCCATTGCGCAGGAGATATGAAGCAAAAGAATGTAGATGCTGTTAAA GCTATCATATCAATTGCCATTGAAGATGGTAACCACTTGCAAGATGCTTGGGAGCATATTTTGACTTGTCTTTCCAGAATTGAGCATTTGCAATTATTGGGTGAGGGAGCTCCAAGCGATGCATCTTATTTTGCATCATCCGAGACGGAGGAGAAGAAAGCCTTGGGTTTTCctaatttgaagaaaaaaggaGCCCTCCAGAATCCGGTAATGATGGCAGTTGTTCGAGGGGGTTCATACGACAGCAGTGCGATTGGACCAAATGTGTCGGCCCTTGTGAGGCAGGATCAAATCAATAACTTCATTGCAAACTTGAATTTGCTTGACCAGATCGGGAGTTTTCAGTTGAGTAATGTGTATGCTCATAGCCAGCGGTTGAAGACTGAAGCCATAGTAGCATTTGTCAAAGCTCTGTGCAAAGTCTCTATGTCAGAACTGCAGTCTCCTACAGATCCTCGAGTATTTAGCCTCACAAAATTAGTTGAGATCGC CCACTACAACATGAACCGCATCAGGCTAGTCTGGTCACGCATATGGAGCATCCTGTCAGATTTTTTTGTATCTGTAGGCTTATCAGAGAATCTTTCTGTTGCAATATTCGTTATGGACTCACTACGACAGCTTTCTATGAAGTTCTTGGAACGCGAGGAGCTAGCTAATTACAACTTCCAGAATGAATTTCTTCGACCGTTTGTCATTGTTATGCAGAAAAGCAGTTCTGCTGAAATTAGAGAACTAATAGTTAGGTGCATTTCTCAAATGGTACTCAGCCGTGTCAGTAATGTGAAATCAGGGTGGAAAAGTGTTTTCAAG GTTTTCACAACTGCAGCAGCTGATGAAAGAAAGAACATTGTGGTGTTGGCCTTCGAGACAATGGAAAAAATCGTCCGAGAGTATTTTTCATATATCACAGAGACGGAGGCAACAACTTTTACTGATTGTGTTAGATGTCTTATAACTTTCACTAACAGCAAGTTTACCAACGATGTTAGCCTGAATGCTATTGCGTTTCTACGATTTTGTGCACTAAAACTTGCAGACGGAGGCCTTGTGTGGAATGAGAAGAGTAGGTCTAGCAGTCCCAGTACTCCAGTAACAGATGACTGCGCaccaaatatccaaaattttatggAAGTAGATGAGAACATATCATATTGGGTTCCTTTGCTCACAG GATTGTCTAAGCTAACTTCTGATTCCAGATTAGCAATTCGTAAAAGCTCCTTGGAAGTGctctttaatattttaaaggATCATGGCCATCTCTTTTCACAAACGTTCTGGATCGGCGTTTTCAGTTCTGTTATTTATCCTATATTTAACAGTTTGTGGGGAGAGAAAGATCTACTTTCTAAAGATAAAGATGAACACAGTTCATTGCCATCCACATATGGTCCACATTCTAATGGGGTTTCTTGGGATTCTGAGACTTCAGCTATGGCGGCACAGTCTCTGGTGGACCTATTTGTCAGTTTTTTTACTGTGATTAGGTCTCAACTTTCTAGTGTGGTATCACTACTTGCTGGTCTTATAAGAAGTCCAGCTCAGGGTCCTACAGTAGCTGGAATCGGGGCGTTGCTGCGGTTGGCAGACGAATTGGGTGGGAGGTTCTCAGAAGACGAGTGGATGGAGATATTTTTGGCTGTGAAAGAAGCTGCTTCATTGACATTGTCTAGTTTCATGAAGATACTGAGAATCATAGATGACGTTCAAGATGAGGAAACATTGTCTGATCAGGACTTTAGTAATGAAGATAATGTGGACGAGGATAGCCTGCAAACTATGTCGTATGTTGTTTCAAGAACAAAGAGTCACATAACCGTCCAGTTACAAGTTATTCAG GTAGTGACCGATCTCTACCGAGTCCATCAGCAGTCACTGTTGGCATCTCATGTCGCAGTTATACTGGAGATACTCTCATCAATCACATCACACGCCCACCAGCTAAATTCTGATCTGATACTGCAGAAGAAAGTAAGGAGGGCATGCTCTATCCTGGAACTCTCTGAACCTCCCATGCTTCATTTCGAAAACGACACCCACCAGAACTACCTGGAGGTTCTTCAGGACATACTAACAGACAATCCAGGAGTGTCCGTGGAGCTAAGTATAGAGTCTCAACTGATTACAGTGTGTGTAAAAATTCTGAAGATGTACCTGAAATGCACAGTGTTTGAGGGTGCAGAGTTGGAAGAAACCAAGCAGCCCAAAAACTGGATTCTTCCCATGGGAGCGGCAGCGAAGGAAGAAGCAGCAGCGAGGTCTCCGCTAGTGGTTGCGGTGCTGAAGGCACTTAGGGGTCTGAAAGGAGATTCATTCAAGAGGTATGCACCAACTTTTTTCCAGTTGTTGGTGGAGCTTGTGCGGAGTGAGCACATCAACTCGCAAGTACCACAAGTGTTAAGCACCGTGTTCCATACGTGTATGGGTCCAATGATGGGTGAATAG